One Corynebacterium efficiens YS-314 DNA segment encodes these proteins:
- a CDS encoding DEAD/DEAH box helicase: MSTLIPAHAAGNIREGLTEYLTTSFSLADAETSTELERFLTDADGGMFHGPYVRSRLPYAQATDWENVLGWLPDWFVPYHHQDQAFRRLRSVNENGPRRPEPTLVVTGTGSGKTEAFLMPILDHARRMRARGQTGVKALLLYPMNALANDQAERLVTLLNEESALSGVTAGIYTGEAKGQATKVSPTSLINNQEVMQQDPPDILLTNYKMLDQLLLRPRDREIWERSAESLTYLVLDEFHSYDGAQGTDVALLLRRLGLMLKRHQSPGFLDAADATRPLGQVTPVATSATLGSGRDTTEIRDFARTIFGEEFSPEAVVTEHTLALGHWQREIAASFGPPTLSDDQHTIPDVEDVAELLEHLATAPAGIDHAEHVYTVFCERVWHCPTDTRQAVRNYAAHPLTELILEHAATPVPLNRRVQDEVDTLPELVLGETMVRQLGQERSAELITHALTAMAYLRANLDVASWARKRLPGIETHLWVRELSRIDRAVTDVGPEAGSIFRWSDDGQSDDVDESAVVWLPACFCRACGRSGWMTALEPGTETPETEPSVIRRASIENRGRQRPLLDATAEQRAALSAGRPVAGPRGGDADSAVLWLHTDTRELSVREPTEAEAASGSSIPVLTHYGLDADDLADEQTCPSCGTTDSIRYIGSSIATLLSVSLSNLFGMSDLDTSEKKTLVFTDSVQDAAHRAGFVQSRSRAFALRTLTRRAVTEDGMTLARVPDRLMELAAGNARSRYELLPPDLTDYPQFRGYWDKDASDGERRQAGRHVRRRLGLDLALEFGQRADLARSLSLTGSLTVEVEVGDELARSAADDALGAVTAPSLDSGDASRRLAWVRGVLEMTRERGGIYHHWFEPYLKDDGNAYLLNRRQARAQGIPGFPPGGSPEFPRLGQALSNARRDSGVTPLGSPRGRFARWTARQLGLSTHDAATAVAQLFRELAKREVLMTVDTNSGGTIFALSPEQIRVSCEDDPALLECDVCRARTGVAAEVRQVLSDSPCFTPSCAGTLRSEPIDDNYYRTLYSSEQPRTVVAREHTSLLDTPTRVQRENAFRSGDESADSPNVLVATPTLEMGIDIGDLSTVMLASLPTSVASYVQRVGRAGRLTGNSLILALVKGRGATLPKLNKPLSVISGAVSPPVAFLAAVEILNRQFTAYLVDSIDLAMEIPDLSDAVSVFNDVPGEPALVDVITRRVRAGIDDLLTEFITTLTGQITEDSAAELRRWATTEEAGGLIARLAQSRNLWRSERAELTARRERLYDRRDELDKRSDEGDSELAEEKRGVRASLRHVNQQLSETVNGQHWVAAMERFGLLPNFTLIDDSVELSVAVSHLNTETMEFETVPFEYSRGVSLALFELAPGATFYAQGIAATIDSVEIGHQGAAIEQWRLCPDCSHSQILIPDAPQSISCPQCGSPTWADKGQVLDVVQLRKVSAEVEKTRHTITDTRDDRYISRFHSAVSYTVPEHGRGRSWYLSEGFGVEHLRQVELRWLNLGKGNGEKRLISGRELTSPLFSVCRHCGHLDSEIGDNNRRDHRPWCTHRTAREEDTVSFALGRTLRTEGVLMLLPELFTSEADRLTVTSLIAAIKLGFKEVLGGDPDHLDVLTVQVPRSTGGSVDALMLHDTVPGGTGYLTQFTEPEQVRALLLGAWERVSACSCADDDRLACPDCLLPYARGRDIETTSRAAAERALAALLLNENHPEPDADPRQAGWDVQTQRAEPSESSQLELRFRILIRKALKDRNAEITDKIVAGRPVLEFTLPGGRRWRLEEQRVFPHTTPDLYLEPINGPHRPVAIYLDGAAYHISPAAFRVHGDVRKRAGLAADSIIPWSLTSADLDRYEQRADTAPAWTTEVGNQLASANPVLDPLTLELLTSPVQLLLAYLTEPEKKAWEELAHAAAAHAITHETSREGDLILGRIFGRITLTASMSVGQVRARHLTLDAADADDLSRDTWNTFLTLTNLMWLSPDQLTVTSGTGVQTSAIVESVVEKQVAEDAVGTEIPAGWQEIFAEYEDESDVERALNLLVDAGARPTDVIGEEYANSVGVIAWPAQQVVLLFDSEADAAATEELQSQGWTVLHADTLTAETVPAELIEES; encoded by the coding sequence TTGTCCACCCTCATCCCCGCCCATGCGGCCGGCAACATCCGCGAAGGTCTGACGGAGTACCTGACCACCAGCTTCTCCCTGGCGGACGCGGAAACCTCCACTGAGCTGGAACGCTTCCTCACCGACGCTGACGGTGGCATGTTCCATGGACCTTACGTCCGTTCGCGGCTGCCGTATGCGCAGGCCACGGACTGGGAGAACGTGCTCGGGTGGTTGCCTGACTGGTTCGTGCCCTACCACCACCAGGACCAGGCGTTCCGCCGGCTGCGTTCGGTGAATGAGAACGGCCCACGCCGCCCTGAGCCCACGTTGGTGGTCACCGGTACCGGTTCGGGCAAGACCGAGGCGTTCCTCATGCCCATCCTCGATCACGCCCGGCGCATGCGTGCCCGTGGTCAGACGGGTGTGAAGGCGCTGCTGCTCTACCCCATGAATGCGCTGGCCAATGACCAGGCCGAACGCCTGGTCACGCTGCTCAATGAGGAATCGGCTCTGTCAGGTGTCACCGCGGGTATCTACACCGGTGAGGCCAAGGGCCAGGCGACCAAGGTGTCCCCGACCTCGTTGATCAACAATCAGGAGGTGATGCAGCAGGACCCGCCGGATATCCTGCTGACCAACTACAAGATGCTTGACCAGCTGCTGCTGCGGCCCAGGGACCGCGAGATCTGGGAGCGTTCTGCGGAGTCGCTGACCTACCTGGTTCTCGATGAGTTCCACAGCTACGACGGCGCGCAGGGCACCGATGTTGCGCTGCTGCTGCGCCGCCTGGGCCTCATGCTCAAGCGCCACCAGTCCCCCGGCTTCCTCGACGCGGCCGACGCCACCCGACCGCTCGGCCAGGTCACCCCGGTCGCCACATCAGCCACCCTCGGTTCCGGTCGTGACACCACAGAGATCCGCGACTTCGCCCGCACCATCTTCGGTGAGGAGTTCTCCCCCGAGGCGGTCGTCACCGAACACACCCTGGCTCTCGGCCACTGGCAGCGGGAGATCGCCGCTTCCTTCGGCCCACCGACCCTGTCAGACGACCAGCACACGATCCCCGATGTCGAGGACGTTGCTGAGCTGCTGGAGCATCTCGCCACCGCCCCCGCCGGCATCGATCACGCCGAGCATGTCTACACCGTCTTCTGTGAGCGGGTTTGGCACTGCCCCACCGACACCCGCCAGGCGGTGCGCAACTACGCTGCACACCCGCTGACGGAGCTCATCCTCGAACACGCCGCCACACCTGTGCCGTTGAACCGGCGGGTGCAGGATGAGGTAGATACCCTTCCTGAGCTGGTGCTCGGTGAGACGATGGTCCGACAGCTGGGTCAGGAACGGTCCGCCGAGCTGATCACCCACGCGTTGACCGCCATGGCCTATCTGCGCGCCAACCTCGATGTGGCATCCTGGGCCCGCAAGCGCCTGCCCGGCATCGAGACGCATCTGTGGGTCCGTGAGCTCTCCCGCATCGACCGCGCCGTCACCGACGTCGGCCCTGAGGCCGGGTCCATCTTCCGCTGGTCGGACGATGGCCAGTCCGATGATGTCGACGAGTCCGCCGTCGTGTGGTTGCCCGCCTGCTTCTGCCGGGCGTGCGGACGCTCCGGTTGGATGACTGCGCTGGAACCCGGCACGGAGACCCCCGAGACCGAACCCTCCGTCATCCGCCGCGCCTCCATCGAGAACAGGGGACGCCAGCGCCCGCTTCTCGACGCCACCGCCGAGCAGCGCGCCGCTCTGAGTGCCGGCCGCCCGGTCGCCGGTCCCCGTGGCGGTGATGCGGATTCCGCGGTGCTGTGGTTGCACACCGACACCCGCGAGCTGTCCGTCCGCGAACCCACCGAGGCGGAGGCAGCCTCCGGCTCGTCGATCCCGGTGCTGACCCACTACGGACTTGATGCCGATGACCTGGCTGATGAGCAGACCTGCCCCTCCTGTGGCACCACCGACTCCATCCGCTACATCGGGTCCTCCATCGCCACCCTGCTGTCGGTGTCGCTGTCCAACCTGTTTGGCATGTCGGACCTGGACACCTCGGAGAAGAAGACCCTGGTGTTCACCGACTCGGTGCAGGACGCCGCCCACCGCGCCGGTTTTGTGCAGTCACGGTCCCGTGCCTTCGCCCTGCGTACCCTCACCCGGCGCGCTGTCACTGAGGACGGGATGACCCTGGCGCGGGTGCCGGACCGGTTGATGGAACTGGCTGCCGGCAATGCCCGCTCGCGCTATGAACTGCTGCCACCTGATCTGACGGATTATCCGCAGTTCAGAGGCTACTGGGATAAGGATGCCAGTGATGGGGAGCGTCGACAAGCAGGACGTCACGTCCGGCGTCGACTGGGGCTGGACCTTGCGCTCGAGTTCGGCCAGCGCGCCGACTTGGCGCGGTCCCTGTCCTTGACCGGGTCCCTGACCGTTGAGGTGGAGGTGGGTGATGAGCTCGCCCGTTCCGCCGCCGATGATGCCCTCGGCGCTGTCACTGCTCCAAGCCTGGACTCCGGCGATGCCAGCCGACGGTTGGCCTGGGTTCGTGGTGTGCTGGAGATGACCCGGGAACGTGGCGGCATCTACCACCACTGGTTTGAGCCCTATCTCAAGGATGACGGCAACGCCTACCTGCTCAACCGCAGGCAGGCCCGTGCCCAGGGCATCCCGGGATTCCCCCCGGGTGGTTCGCCGGAGTTTCCCCGCCTGGGCCAGGCGCTCAGCAATGCCCGGCGCGATTCCGGCGTGACCCCGCTGGGCAGTCCCCGGGGCCGCTTCGCACGGTGGACGGCCCGTCAGCTGGGTCTGAGCACCCACGATGCAGCGACGGCCGTGGCGCAGCTGTTCCGCGAACTAGCCAAACGCGAGGTGTTGATGACGGTGGACACCAACTCCGGTGGCACCATCTTCGCGCTCTCTCCCGAACAGATCCGCGTCAGCTGTGAAGATGATCCCGCACTGCTCGAGTGCGATGTCTGCCGGGCCCGCACCGGTGTGGCCGCAGAGGTGCGCCAGGTGTTGTCCGACAGCCCCTGCTTCACCCCCAGCTGCGCCGGCACCCTGCGCTCCGAACCCATCGACGACAACTACTACCGCACGCTGTACTCATCCGAACAGCCACGTACCGTCGTCGCCCGCGAGCACACCAGCCTGCTGGACACCCCGACCCGCGTGCAGCGGGAGAACGCCTTCCGTTCCGGTGATGAGAGCGCCGACTCCCCCAACGTCCTGGTGGCCACACCCACCCTGGAGATGGGTATTGATATCGGTGACCTGTCCACCGTCATGCTCGCCTCCCTGCCGACCTCGGTGGCCAGTTATGTCCAGCGGGTCGGTCGCGCTGGTCGTCTGACCGGCAACTCCCTGATCCTCGCGCTGGTGAAAGGGCGGGGGGCCACCCTGCCCAAACTGAACAAACCCCTGTCGGTGATCTCCGGTGCGGTGTCACCCCCGGTGGCCTTCCTCGCCGCCGTAGAGATCCTCAACCGCCAGTTCACGGCGTACCTCGTTGATTCCATCGACCTGGCCATGGAGATCCCCGACCTGAGTGACGCCGTCAGCGTGTTCAACGACGTACCCGGTGAACCCGCCCTGGTTGATGTGATCACCCGCCGGGTCCGGGCGGGTATCGACGACCTGCTCACCGAATTCATCACCACCCTCACCGGGCAGATCACCGAGGACTCCGCCGCCGAGCTGCGCCGTTGGGCCACCACCGAGGAGGCGGGTGGACTCATCGCCCGACTCGCCCAGTCCCGGAACCTGTGGCGCTCCGAGCGGGCTGAACTCACCGCCCGGCGCGAGCGGCTCTACGACCGCCGCGATGAGCTGGATAAGCGCTCCGATGAGGGCGACTCCGAGCTGGCGGAGGAGAAGCGCGGGGTGCGGGCCTCGCTGCGCCACGTCAACCAGCAACTCAGCGAGACCGTCAACGGCCAGCACTGGGTCGCGGCCATGGAGCGCTTCGGACTGCTGCCCAACTTCACGCTCATCGATGACTCCGTCGAACTGTCGGTCGCGGTATCCCACCTGAACACCGAGACCATGGAGTTCGAGACCGTCCCCTTCGAATACTCCCGGGGTGTCTCCCTCGCCCTCTTCGAGCTGGCACCCGGCGCGACCTTCTACGCCCAGGGGATTGCCGCCACCATCGACTCCGTCGAGATCGGCCACCAGGGTGCGGCCATCGAGCAGTGGCGCCTGTGCCCCGACTGCTCCCACTCACAGATCCTCATCCCGGATGCACCGCAGTCCATCTCCTGCCCGCAGTGTGGGTCCCCCACCTGGGCGGACAAGGGGCAGGTGCTCGATGTGGTGCAGCTGCGCAAGGTCTCCGCCGAGGTGGAGAAGACCAGACACACCATCACCGACACCCGCGATGACCGGTATATCTCACGCTTCCACTCCGCGGTCAGCTACACCGTTCCGGAACACGGCCGGGGGCGTAGCTGGTACCTCTCCGAGGGTTTCGGTGTGGAGCACCTGCGCCAGGTGGAGCTACGCTGGCTCAACCTGGGCAAGGGCAACGGTGAAAAGCGCCTGATCTCCGGGCGTGAACTGACGTCCCCGTTGTTCTCCGTGTGCCGCCACTGTGGCCACCTCGATTCCGAGATCGGTGATAACAACCGCCGGGATCACCGCCCCTGGTGCACCCACCGCACCGCCCGCGAGGAGGACACTGTCTCCTTCGCCCTGGGCCGTACCCTGCGCACCGAGGGTGTGCTCATGCTGCTGCCGGAGCTGTTCACCTCCGAGGCGGACCGCCTGACCGTCACCAGCCTCATCGCCGCGATCAAACTCGGCTTCAAGGAGGTCCTCGGCGGCGATCCGGACCACCTCGACGTGCTCACCGTGCAGGTCCCCCGCAGTACCGGCGGTTCCGTCGATGCGTTGATGTTGCACGATACCGTCCCCGGTGGCACCGGTTACCTCACGCAGTTCACCGAACCGGAGCAGGTCCGCGCACTCCTGCTCGGCGCGTGGGAACGGGTTTCTGCCTGTTCCTGCGCCGACGATGACCGTCTGGCCTGCCCCGACTGCCTCCTGCCCTATGCACGCGGACGCGACATCGAGACCACCTCCCGGGCCGCCGCCGAACGCGCCCTGGCCGCGTTGCTGCTCAATGAGAACCACCCCGAACCCGATGCAGACCCGCGTCAGGCCGGGTGGGATGTGCAGACGCAACGGGCGGAACCGTCGGAAAGCTCCCAGCTGGAGCTGCGGTTCCGTATCCTCATCCGCAAGGCACTCAAGGACCGTAATGCCGAGATCACCGACAAGATCGTCGCCGGCAGGCCGGTCCTGGAATTCACCCTCCCCGGGGGTCGACGCTGGCGCCTGGAGGAGCAACGCGTCTTCCCACACACCACGCCGGATCTGTACCTCGAGCCGATCAACGGGCCACACCGTCCGGTGGCGATCTACCTCGACGGCGCCGCGTACCACATCTCCCCGGCGGCCTTCCGCGTCCACGGGGACGTGCGCAAACGCGCCGGGTTGGCTGCTGATTCCATCATCCCGTGGTCGTTGACCAGCGCTGATCTTGACCGCTATGAACAACGCGCCGACACAGCCCCGGCGTGGACAACGGAGGTGGGTAACCAGCTGGCCAGCGCCAATCCGGTGCTTGACCCACTCACACTGGAACTGCTGACCTCCCCGGTCCAGCTGCTGCTGGCCTATCTGACGGAGCCGGAGAAGAAGGCCTGGGAGGAACTGGCCCATGCGGCGGCCGCGCATGCCATCACCCATGAAACCTCCCGCGAGGGTGATCTGATCCTCGGCCGGATCTTCGGTCGGATCACGCTCACCGCGTCGATGTCAGTCGGGCAGGTCCGGGCCCGCCACCTCACCCTCGACGCCGCGGACGCCGATGACCTGTCCAGGGACACGTGGAACACCTTCCTCACCCTGACCAACCTCATGTGGCTCTCCCCCGATCAGCTGACGGTGACCTCAGGTACGGGAGTGCAGACAAGCGCCATTGTGGAATCGGTGGTGGAGAAGCAGGTGGCCGAGGACGCGGTCGGCACCGAGATTCCAGCCGGGTGGCAGGAGATCTTCGCCGAGTACGAGGACGAGTCCGATGTGGAACGCGCACTCAACCTGCTGGTCGACGCCGGCGCCCGCCCCACCGATGTCATCGGTGAGGAGTACGCGAACTCCGTGGGTGTTATCGCCTGGCCCGCCCAGCAGGTTGTGCTCCTCTTCGACTCGGAGGCAGATGCCGCCGCCACCGAAGAACTGCAGTCGCAGGGGTGGACCGTGCTCCACGCCGACACCCTGACCGCCGAGACCGTCCCCGCCGAACTGATAGAAGAAAGCTGA
- a CDS encoding Eco57I restriction-modification methylase domain-containing protein: MATYDSIINVEEWISDHFLTTDETKGESYGKRVAQRVKEWKDDEADSGHTSPLTRFTSLRRELQNALATLDENTVDETTTLIRRALGYGQPTRRTFTRAGTTTEFDAWAGVAGSALLLVAEPIATLEDFPTTTVRGEVLVDAKPSSPTASALVGDIFLADTPPEFIVVIAGGWVILAERESWPLGRYLAIDLALVVERNDIKAKGEMQRVAVALARENVERAADGVTWWNETIEQSREHAIKVSGELRNAVRESIELIGNDVLNRYRDQGLSIDDIDGNELAKQSLRYLYRILFLLFAEASPELEILPTGTPEYDEGYGLSRLRELILTPPVTQNARSGTHLYDSLQILFHLVDQGNDPRDSRNPDFDPDAGEEGLQFRNLSADLFQPKATNIIDTVKLSNEALNTVLENLLLSKEQSGKERGFISYATLGVTELGQVYEGLMSYTGFIAEEDLFEVAKNGNPEKGSWVLPVAKADTVPQDSFVMQEVEANGGGVERQRRRHAQGSFVFRQSGRDRERSASFYTPQVLTEFTVSQAIEVLQETGRIKKAEDVLDLTVCEPAMGSGAFAVEAVRQLAELYVTLRQEELGEQIPAEDRTRELQKIKAHIALHQVYGVDLNATAVELAEISLWLDTMTADLKAPWFGLHLRRGNSLIGATRSVYSPRLLSKKAWLKEVPTRLPLVDVAESVDSGSPESSLSPGIHHFLLPSAGWGATADAKDVKDIASEEQKVLKAWRRSIQVVPDKNQKKLLEGLSRRVEKLWRLALIRLRIAEDQARRDIDVWGHETQLSDRVITREQIERDLFDNPNNAYNRLRLAMDAWCALWFWPLDQVRTEEHPDRPELPDFDEWLATLRDILGIETSVAQGQYVLGAATTWEELNEFEEQDAKLSGARDIKFVNGVTWLTTARDVATTQGYFHWDLDFAAVFARGGFDLQVGNPPWVRPDVKVDDLLAEVDPWFCLASKPTQADKKLRTTEVMKNPGSVSLLLRGTGETVATAAVLGSVPDYPHLKDQRPDLYRGFMETTWSNASSTGVVSLIHPESHFTEKKAAPLRREVYLRLRRHWQFINALMLFDIDDHVVYGVHLYSSKQDSPQFHNATKMYHPETAAQSVHHNGDGPLPGIKDEDYNWDRRPHRDRIQHVDESVLKTWKSVLEDDDIPWLDTRMVYTVNTEAAAVLEKLAAAPRMKDLDLQFSSGWNETTDKKKGYFDVGWGHPDSWDDVILQGPHLGVSTPMIKQPNPTMKHNQDWTEIDLEALPADFIPATAYQPNYEMAYNEEYAKWKIGDQNVSSASVYRIAWRKMAATTGFRTLYPTIIPPGATHVDGIISGASTDIWKTIAVGATASSFLSDFLIRAMGVQNIHGAKFALLPIAITSKYMDLAIDRYLSLNCLTSAYATLWRDIEGEEWTVKIPIHNAKERFHAQNEIDALVALSLGITADELCMIYRTQFPVMRRYDQENRFDSLGRKISKEVLKNHLNAGKEESLTTIERTWEHPQSGVSYTFEYPFSTLNREADLRRAYAEFSAT; the protein is encoded by the coding sequence ATGGCCACCTACGATTCCATTATCAACGTCGAGGAGTGGATCAGCGATCACTTCCTGACCACCGACGAGACCAAGGGCGAGTCCTACGGCAAACGAGTCGCTCAACGGGTCAAGGAGTGGAAGGACGATGAGGCCGACAGTGGTCACACTTCCCCACTGACCAGGTTCACTTCCCTCCGCCGCGAGTTGCAGAACGCTCTGGCCACTCTTGATGAGAACACCGTCGATGAGACCACCACCCTCATCCGTCGGGCACTGGGTTATGGCCAACCCACCCGCAGGACCTTCACCCGCGCGGGCACCACCACCGAGTTCGATGCCTGGGCTGGTGTCGCGGGTTCCGCGTTGTTGTTGGTGGCCGAACCGATCGCCACACTCGAGGACTTCCCCACCACGACCGTGCGCGGTGAGGTGCTTGTCGACGCCAAACCCTCCTCCCCCACTGCCTCCGCCCTGGTGGGTGACATCTTCCTTGCTGATACCCCACCCGAGTTCATCGTTGTCATCGCCGGTGGTTGGGTCATCCTTGCCGAGCGTGAATCCTGGCCCCTGGGACGCTATCTGGCCATCGACCTGGCACTGGTGGTCGAACGCAATGACATCAAGGCCAAGGGTGAGATGCAGCGGGTGGCCGTGGCCCTCGCGCGCGAGAACGTTGAACGCGCCGCCGATGGCGTGACCTGGTGGAACGAGACCATTGAGCAGTCCCGCGAGCATGCAATCAAGGTCTCCGGTGAGCTTCGCAACGCGGTGCGTGAATCCATTGAGCTGATCGGTAACGATGTACTCAACCGCTACCGCGATCAGGGTCTCAGCATCGATGACATTGATGGCAACGAGCTGGCCAAACAATCTCTCCGGTACCTCTATCGCATCCTCTTCCTGCTCTTTGCCGAGGCCTCCCCCGAGCTGGAGATCCTGCCCACGGGTACCCCGGAATACGACGAGGGTTATGGTCTGTCCCGCCTGCGTGAGCTGATTCTCACCCCGCCGGTCACCCAGAATGCCCGCTCTGGAACGCATCTCTATGATTCGCTGCAGATCCTCTTCCACCTCGTCGACCAGGGGAACGATCCCCGGGATTCACGCAATCCAGACTTCGACCCGGATGCGGGTGAGGAGGGCCTGCAGTTTCGTAACCTCTCCGCGGATCTGTTCCAGCCGAAGGCCACGAACATCATTGACACGGTCAAACTCTCCAATGAAGCGCTCAACACCGTCCTGGAGAACCTGCTGCTGTCGAAGGAGCAGTCGGGCAAGGAGCGCGGTTTCATCTCCTATGCCACCCTCGGCGTCACTGAACTGGGCCAGGTCTATGAGGGCCTAATGTCCTATACAGGCTTCATAGCAGAGGAGGATTTATTTGAAGTAGCAAAGAACGGCAACCCCGAGAAGGGCTCGTGGGTCCTGCCCGTGGCAAAGGCGGACACCGTCCCACAGGACAGCTTTGTCATGCAGGAGGTCGAGGCCAACGGTGGTGGCGTGGAGCGCCAGCGGCGTCGTCATGCGCAGGGCTCCTTTGTCTTCCGCCAATCCGGCCGTGACCGTGAGCGTTCTGCATCCTTCTACACCCCGCAGGTACTCACCGAATTCACTGTCAGCCAGGCCATCGAGGTGCTCCAGGAAACCGGTCGCATCAAGAAGGCAGAAGATGTTCTTGACCTGACCGTCTGCGAACCCGCGATGGGTTCCGGGGCCTTCGCGGTGGAAGCCGTGCGCCAGCTCGCAGAACTCTACGTCACCCTGCGTCAGGAAGAGCTCGGCGAGCAGATCCCAGCCGAGGACCGCACGAGGGAACTGCAGAAGATCAAGGCGCATATCGCCCTGCACCAGGTCTACGGCGTGGACCTCAACGCCACCGCTGTCGAGCTTGCCGAGATCTCCCTATGGCTCGACACCATGACCGCCGACCTCAAGGCCCCGTGGTTTGGCCTACACCTGCGTCGCGGTAACTCCTTGATTGGGGCGACGCGAAGCGTCTACTCCCCTCGTTTACTGTCCAAGAAGGCATGGCTCAAGGAGGTGCCGACGCGTCTGCCGCTTGTCGACGTAGCCGAATCCGTCGATTCCGGTTCCCCGGAGTCGTCCCTCTCCCCGGGTATCCACCATTTCTTGCTGCCATCAGCAGGATGGGGCGCAACTGCTGACGCGAAGGACGTCAAGGACATCGCCAGTGAGGAACAAAAGGTTCTCAAGGCCTGGCGCAGGTCGATTCAGGTTGTGCCCGATAAGAATCAGAAGAAGCTGCTTGAGGGCTTGTCGCGCCGCGTCGAAAAGTTGTGGCGTCTGGCACTCATTCGCTTGCGCATTGCCGAGGATCAGGCCCGCCGTGACATCGATGTATGGGGGCATGAAACACAGTTGAGCGACAGGGTAATCACCCGGGAGCAGATTGAACGTGACCTTTTCGACAATCCCAACAACGCATATAATCGCCTGCGACTGGCCATGGATGCGTGGTGTGCGTTGTGGTTCTGGCCGCTAGACCAGGTTCGTACCGAGGAACATCCGGACCGGCCCGAACTGCCCGACTTTGATGAATGGCTAGCGACTCTCCGGGATATTCTTGGCATCGAAACCTCGGTGGCGCAAGGCCAGTATGTGCTCGGGGCCGCCACCACCTGGGAAGAACTCAATGAGTTCGAAGAACAAGACGCTAAACTCAGCGGTGCACGTGACATAAAGTTTGTTAACGGCGTGACCTGGCTCACCACCGCCCGCGACGTAGCCACCACCCAAGGTTATTTCCACTGGGACCTCGACTTCGCCGCTGTTTTCGCCCGAGGCGGCTTCGACCTCCAGGTCGGCAACCCACCCTGGGTACGACCCGATGTCAAGGTAGACGATCTCCTTGCTGAAGTGGATCCGTGGTTTTGTCTTGCTAGCAAGCCCACTCAAGCGGATAAGAAGCTGCGCACCACCGAGGTTATGAAAAACCCAGGAAGTGTTTCGTTGTTACTGCGGGGAACAGGTGAAACGGTCGCGACAGCAGCGGTTCTCGGTTCCGTTCCCGACTATCCACACCTTAAAGACCAACGTCCAGATCTCTACCGTGGATTCATGGAGACAACGTGGTCCAATGCCTCCTCCACTGGTGTTGTCTCACTCATCCACCCCGAATCCCACTTCACCGAGAAGAAGGCGGCACCGCTGCGACGCGAGGTCTACCTGCGGTTGCGCCGCCACTGGCAGTTCATCAACGCATTGATGCTCTTCGACATCGATGACCACGTGGTTTATGGCGTGCATCTGTATTCCTCTAAGCAGGACAGCCCGCAGTTCCACAACGCGACTAAGATGTACCACCCAGAAACTGCCGCACAATCCGTTCATCACAACGGAGATGGGCCTCTCCCCGGCATCAAAGACGAAGACTATAACTGGGATCGACGTCCGCATCGTGACCGCATCCAGCATGTTGACGAGTCAGTGCTCAAGACATGGAAATCAGTGCTCGAAGACGACGACATCCCGTGGTTAGACACCCGCATGGTCTACACCGTCAACACTGAAGCCGCAGCAGTACTTGAGAAGCTTGCCGCAGCACCTCGGATGAAAGACCTCGATCTGCAGTTTTCCAGCGGATGGAATGAGACCACAGATAAGAAGAAGGGGTATTTCGATGTGGGGTGGGGCCACCCTGATTCTTGGGACGATGTCATTCTGCAGGGACCCCACCTGGGTGTCTCCACACCGATGATCAAACAACCCAATCCGACAATGAAACATAACCAAGACTGGACCGAAATCGACCTGGAGGCACTACCCGCAGATTTCATCCCCGCCACGGCCTATCAACCAAACTATGAGATGGCCTATAACGAAGAATATGCCAAATGGAAGATCGGCGATCAAAACGTTTCCTCCGCCAGCGTATACCGCATTGCTTGGCGAAAAATGGCAGCGACCACGGGGTTCCGAACCTTATACCCAACCATTATTCCCCCAGGTGCTACTCATGTCGATGGAATTATTAGTGGTGCGAGCACGGACATTTGGAAAACTATTGCTGTTGGGGCTACAGCTTCCTCTTTTCTTTCTGACTTCCTTATTCGGGCGATGGGAGTTCAGAACATTCACGGTGCAAAATTCGCGCTTCTTCCTATTGCTATAACGAGTAAATACATGGATTTAGCAATCGACCGTTACCTCAGCTTGAATTGCCTTACTTCTGCGTATGCAACCCTCTGGCGAGACATTGAAGGCGAGGAATGGACCGTTAAGATCCCAATACACAATGCAAAAGAGCGCTTCCATGCTCAGAACGAGATCGATGCACTTGTCGCGCTGTCACTTGGGATTACGGCCGACGAATTATGCATGATCTACCGGACCCAGTTCCCGGTCATGCGGCGTTACGACCAGGAAAATCGTTTTGATTCTCTGGGGAGAAAAATCTCTAAGGAAGTTCTTAAAAATCATCTGAACGCAGGGAAAGAAGAATCATTAACCACAATTGAACGCACGTGGGAACATCCACAATCTGGCGTCAGTTACACCTTTGAATATCCCTTCTCGACCTTAAATCGCGAAGCAGACCTTCGACGAGCGTACGCGGAGTTTTCAGCCACCTAG